TGGAGGTAAGATAACCTTGGTTAGAGCTAGTGGTCCTAGGTTCCGCGTTCCATTTCGCCGAAGATTAGAAGGTAAAACCAACTACTACCTACGGAGAAGGCTAATCTCCTCAAAGAAGCCTCGTTTAGTTATCAGAGGCTCTTTGAAACATATTACAGTCGCAGTCGTCGAAGCTAAATCAGATGGAGATTACACGCTGGCTTGTGCGCACTCCAGCGAACTTGCAAAGAAAGTTGGCTGGCTTGGCGGCTGTGGTAATCTTCCTGCAGCCTATCTAACTGGCTTGCTTGCGGGTTATCGAGCAGTTCTAAAAGGAATTAAAGATGCAGTACTGGACATCGGTCTCCACTTTCCCTCCAAAGGTGCTAGAGTTTTTGCAGCCTTAAGAGGAGCTCTTGATGCTGGTCTTCATGTCCCTCACGGGAATTCGGTTTTGCCTGATGATAAGCGGATCAGTGGGGAACATATTGCAGAATACGCAAGGAAAATCTCATCAGATCTCGACCTCTATCGGAAGCGCTTCTCCTCTTATCTTGCTAGAAATCAGAAGCCCGAGGAACTGCCCGAGCATTTTAACATGGTTAGGAAACGAGTAATCGAATTATTTGGAACAGGTGGTGCTCGTGTTGGAGATTGAGCGAAAAAATGTAGGTGAAGCTTGGACCCCTGTGACACGATTGGGGAAAATGGTTCAAGAGGGACAAATAACTTCACTTGAGGAAATTTTTGCTCAAGGGCTGAGGATTCAGGAACCTGAGATTGTCGATTTGCTTCTTCCGGGTATTCAGCAAGAGGTTCTCACCATTAACTTGGTTCAGAAGCAGACGGATGCTGGAGAGCAATCCCGTTTCAAGGCATTAGTTGTTGTAGGAAATGAGAACGGTTACGTTGGAGTAGGCGTTGGAAAAGCTCGTCAGGTGAGGACCGCAATCCAGAAAGGAGTTATTGGCGCGAAGCTCAACTTAATTCCAGTTCGGCGTGGGTGTGGCAGTTGGGAATGCGGATGCGGTAACCCCCATTCCCTCCCGTTTAAAGTTACTGGGAAGTGTGGGAGCGTCATTGTCCATATTATTCCGGGTCCAAGGGGACTTGGGATAGTTGCAGGTGAAACTGCTAAGATTATTCTTAGACTAGCTGGAATTAAGGACTGTTGGATTAGAACTTTTGGATCCACTCGAACTATTCCATCCTTTGCCTATGCAACTTACGATGCTTTGAGGAATACTTACCGAGTTATCACTCCGAGTGACTGGGTGCGGTGATTGATTTGAGCCAGAAAGGTAACTGTCTTGCTGTCATTCGAATACGGGGTTCAGTTGGTGTCAGGTGCGATGTTGAGGAGACGTTGAAAATGTTGAGATTGACAAAAGTGAATCACGCGGTTTTAGTTGCGAATGCTCCTACATATCTTGGGATGCTCCGCAAGGTTAAGGATTATGTGACTTGGGGGGAAGTTTCCCTGGACGCTGTTAAGCTTCTCCTGCGTGAGCGTGGCGAGCTGCGTGGGGGGCAGAAGTTAACTGATGCTCTGGTTAGGTGCGAGCTTGGATACTCTTCAATCGATGAGCTTGCAGAGGCTATTTATGGTTTAGAAGTCATGTTGCATGATATCCCTAATTTAAAACCAGTTTTTCGCTTACATCCGCCGAGAGGTGGTTTTAAAAGGACGAAACGTCGTCCAATCGGAAGTAACGGTGAGTCTGGTTATCGAGGTGAAGCCATAAATAAACTTCTAGCCCGGATGATTTAGCTCTTGGATAATAGGGTTGTAAGAATTTAGACTTTATGTATACTCACTTGCTTCACGAATTGAAGGGTTTTTAGCTTAGATGCTAGCTTTGTTAATGGCATCTCAGTTTTAGCTAAGTTCAACAGCATTGCGCCAGTGATCGTCTCGCCTTTAGAGGACGGGAAACTCGAGGTTATTATGTCAATTTTTTCATCGGTTAATGCTTGCGCAACCCTTGCAATAGCTCCTGGTACATTGGTTAATCGCATCCTTGCCTCTGCAACGCAACTTTCCGCTGTTCCGACATGGTACAAGACGATTCGGCTTTCTTCAGAATCTGGGCTAACAAGGAATTTAGATCCAGACTCTAAGTTCATTCGTTTACGAACATTTTGTGGTATAGTAATGCGTCCATGTTTATCCATAGTGGTGAGGTTTTTTCCTTTAGAGGGACTTGCCTTTTTAAGCGTATGATTCCCTTCTTTCTCTTTCCACCCAAAGGGTTTCAGCCAATCCTATTTCATCGTTTAGGGAACGTGCCAAGATCATTTAGCACCTAGAGCCCAATATACAAAAAAGGCTTAATAAAGTAAGCTCCGAAAATTTAACAGAATACCGAAAGGAAAAGAATTTATTAAACTTTCCTCACTGTCTTCACGCGCGTCTAAGGCATGGAGTGTTTTAATCGTGGCACACAAGGATCGGAAAATTCGGAAACGGCGCGGCTCAAGAACTTGTGGGTGGGGTCGCGTAGGGCAACACCGAGACCATGGGCGATTGGGCGGACATGGAAAAGCTGGTATCCACAAGCATAAGTGGAATCAAAATCAGCCGAAATACGCTGGGAAAACAGGATTTAAATGTCCAAAAGGTTTAGGGCGAACGGTTAACGTGATAAACGTGGGGGAGCTTCAAGAACTCGCTAATGCTCTTGTAACTAATAAAAAAGCTAAGTCTGAAGATCGCAAGATTGTTTTCGACCTTTCAGAGCTTGGTTACAATAAGCTCTTAGGTAAAGGTAGAATAACTGAGGCTATGATTGTTAAGGCGCCAGCCGCTTCGAAATCGGCTATAAAAAAGATTGAAGAGGCTGGCGGCGAAGTTCTTAAGCCGAACTGAACTAGGTTGGTTTAAAATATGGGGCGTTTCCTTGACGCCTTTAAACCTATTGCGCGGTTTATGCCAGAAGTTAAACCGCCGGTACGGAAAGTTGGCTTCAGTGAGAAACTTTTCTGGACTGGACTTGTACTCGTGATTTACTTAGTAATGTGTGAGGTGCCCCTTTATGGAATTCCACTATATGGGCGGGGAGTTGGTTACGATCCTTTCTTTTACATGCGTGTTATTTTAGCCGCGAAACGCGGAACGCTGATGGAGCTTGGGATTGGACCAATAGTTACGGCGGGTTTAATCCTACAACTTCTTGCAGGGTCACGGATAATCCAGGTTGATTTTTCGAAACCAGCTGACAGGGGATTATTCACTAGCGCAAACAAGTTTTTCGCGATTATCATGACGCTTTTCGAGGCGTCCGCTTATCTTTTTGGTGGGGCATACGGACAGATTAAACCGGAAATAGGTTTTCTAATCTGTTTACAATTGTTGGCAGCAGGAATTATTCTTATACTCCTTGATGAGATGCTGCAGAAAGGTTGGGGCATCGGTAGTGGAATCAGCCTTTTCATAGCTGCAGGAGTGGCCCAGACGATCTGGTGGTATTCGTTTGCACCTGTCGGACCGATGTCTGATCATAAATATTTCGGGGCACTGGTCGCGTTTGCCCAAGGGATTATGCAAAATGAGTATGTTACAAAAGGCTGGTGGAATTTGATTCACCGACCCGAGAACCTTCCAGACATGCTCAGTTTCATCGCTACAGTTGCAATTTTTCTCGTCGTTATGTATTTTGAGGGGATGCGGGTGGAAATTCCAATAGCTTACGCTCGTTTCCGTGGGTTTCGAGGAAAATTCCCAGTCAAACTCCTCTATGTTTCAAATATCCCTGTAATTCTTGCCTCAGCGCTTTTCGCTGATGTTTACTTTATCTCTCAAATTTGTTGGAGTAAATTTAACCCTGACAACAAGATTCTCTGGTTTAATCTACTTGGCACATTCAATGCCACTAGTACACAGCCTGAACCAATCGGAGGGCTGGCTTATTATATGACACCTCCAAGAAGCGTGGATGCGGTAGTAAAGGACCCTGTTAAAACCATAATTTACATTTCCATCTTACTGATTGTTTGCGTTATTTTTTCAATGACTTGGGTTCAAGTTTCGGGTCTTGACTCCAAAACTGTTGCGAAACAGCTAGTAGATTCAGGTATGCAGATTCCCGGATTTCGGCGATCTGAAAAACCAATCCAAGAACTTCTAAATCGATACATACCAGCGGTCACTGTACTAGGTGGCTTAACTGTCGGCTTAATTGCGGCTTTTGGAGACGTTCTAAATGCCTTTGGCGGTGGGACCGGTATATTGCTCACAGCTGGAATCCTCTTTCAATATTACCAGATTCTAGTTAAAGAAAGAATCACCGAGATGTATCCAGGTATCAGTAAATTCTTAGGGAAATAGAACTCCTGGATTTCATGCAACCTAATTAAATTGTTAAATGTTATTATTAATGTACTCAACGCAATGTTGGGAGGAACCTAGATACGGTGCAAGGAAAGGTTATTGTTGTAACCGGCATTCCAGGTGTAGGTAAATCTACTGTGTTAAACGAGCTTGTCAAGCTTGCCGACCAAAGTAGTCGGAAAATCACGGTTATCAACTACGGCACAGTTATGCTCGAGATAGCTGAAAAGATCGGAGCAACTCTAAGTCGAGACGAAATTCGAAAGAGTTCGCTTGAGTTTCAACAAAGGTTACAAGCGGAAGCTGCTCGGAAAATTTCTCAGGAGGCAACTAAAACACAGATTCTAATCGTGGATACGCATATGATTATTCGCACGCCGAGTGGTTTCTGGCCTGGTCTCCCAAATTATGTTCTTAATAAACTTAAACCAGAACTTCTAGTGCTTATCGAAGCAGACGCCGAAGAGATTCTCGCGCGGCGTTCTTCTGATAGAACTCGTATAAGAGATAAAATTTTAATTGATGAGGTTGTAGAGGAGCTCAGTTTCTCGAGATCTGTAGCTTCTGCCTGCGCTACGTTGACTGGTGCTCCAGTTAAGGTAATAAGGAACCCAGTAGGAAAGCAACTTGAAGCGGCGAAAGAATTACTTCAACTTCTGTGAGGTAGGTCTCTATGAGTTGGTTTGACTTAAGCGGCTTGTTTGAACCGGTTTGGAGATGGCTTGCGGATATGCACTTAGGTTCTCCCCCTCAGTCAACTATATTTGTTCTTGGTGTTTCAATGATCCTCGCTTTAATCACCCTAACTGCAAATAAGTTGCTAGTTGATGTCAAGAAACTGAAAGAATTAAGAGAAGAGGTTACCGCATGGCAACGTGAGTTTAATCAAGCGAGACGGAGTGGCGATAAGCAAGCGGAGATGAAGCTTAAGCGGAAACAAGCTCGCATCAGCCAGTTACAAGCGGCACTGTTAAGACAACAGATGAAACTTATGCTGATTTTCTTCGCTCCTTTCGCAATAATCTTCTACGCTCTAAGCGGCTTTTATAAAGAGAGCATTGTAGTATGGGCCCCGTATTGGCTTCCATTTATTACAACTTCCATTACAACATCCAAAGGAGTTGAGTATGGTCTCCACTTCTTTTGGTGGTATCTAATTAGTTCATTCACTGTAAACTTACCTCTAACGCGTTTGCTAGGCTTGTCGTATACGGGTGAGTAAGATATGCCTAGGCCGGCGCTTCGAACCTCAGAGGGAAAGCGTCGAGCAGTTCGCTTGCCTGGTGGCGGTGTGGGTTACCATTCCAAGGTAAAGCATGTGGGTATCGGTAAATGTGCTGCTTGTGGAAGACGGCTTAAAGGGGTTGGTAAACTCGACGTTCGGAATAGGTATTTGCCGAAGACTGATAAGCGCCCGGAGCGGTTGTACGGTGGCTGCGTATGTTCCTCATGCCTTCGAGAATGGATTAAACAAGCTTGTAGAGGTTTTAGCTAAATGGGGATCGTGGTGACGATTAGCGGACTTCATGGGACGGGAAAATCCACTTATGCAAGGGCTTTAGCCGAAGAGTTTAGGCTTCGTCACATCTCGGCTGGAATGCTCTTTCGGGAAATGGCTACTCGAAAAGGGCTGTCAGTTGAAGAACTCAGTAAGCTCGCTGAAGTGGATCCGGAAATAGACCGCATAATCGATGAACGGACGAAGATGGAGGCGAAGAAGGGCTCAGTAGTTATTGATGGGCAACTAGCGGGTTGGATGGCAAAGGACCACGCGGATATTAGAATCTTTTTAACTGCACCTGATAGGGTTAGAATCGAGCGTTTAGCCCATAGAGACAATGTGGACTACCAGGAAGCGGAACGACAAACTCGGCTTAGGGAGGAAATTGAGTGGAGGAGATATCGAAAATTCTATGATGTAGACATACGGGATACATCAATTTACGATCTGGTACTTAACACCGCCCTTCTTCCCATTGACTCAAGCATTAAAGTTCTTAAAGATATTGTGCGTGAGTACATCACTCATAACTTAAGAGGGCGATGAAATTTGCCAGCTATTGAAGTTGGGAGAATTTGCGTGAAGACCCTCGGAAGAGAGGCTGGGAGAAAATGCGTTATAGTTGATATAATTGATAAAAACTTCGTTCTTATAACCGGGCCAAAGGAGTTCTCAAAGGTTAGACGAAGACGGGCTAATATTAGACATCTAGAACCCACTGAAATGCGGATCGAAATCAAACGAGGTGCTAGTGACGACGAGGTTCTTGATGCGTTAAAGAAAGCTAACCTACTCGAAGAGCCTTTTATTCAAGTAAAACCAAGATAAGCCAAAAACTATAACTCGAAAACTTCCTCATACTTTTGGGGAACAAACAATGGAAATAACTCCTCCATGGAAGGTCAAACGAGAACTATTGGTTAAGGCTGAGGAAGAGACGGATCCAAGCTTCGGTTGCCCTCCAGATCAGAGAACAATCCGAGAGCACATTAGGTATGGCATTATCAACATTGATAAGCCACCAGGGCCGTCTAGTCACGAGGTTGTAGCTTGGGTTAAACGTCTCCTCAAGCTGGAGCGCGCGGGCCACGGTGGGACCCTAGAGGTGTAATGCCGGGTAAACCCATACGTGACCGGAGTTCTTCCAGTAGCCCTTGAAGATGCCACCAAGATCCTTCAGGCTTTACTACTGACTGGCAAAGAATATGTCTGCGTCATGCAGTTGCATAGCTCAGTCTCCAATGGGTTAGTCCAACAAGTTTTAAATGAATTCGTTGGGGAAATTTATCAACGTCCACCGCTCCGTTCCTCTGTGAAGCGAAGAATCCGTACGAGATGGATTTACCAAATTAATTTTCTTGAAATGCAAGGAAACAACGTTCTGTTCAGTGTCGGTTGTCAGGCAGGAACTTACATCCGAAAGTTATGTCATGACATTGGAGAAGCGCTTGGATGTGGGGCACATATGAGGGAACTTCGCCGCATTAGAACAGGGCCATTCACAGAGGAGAAGCTCTCAACTCTTCATGACTTGGCAGATGCTTGCGCCGCGTGGATGGAAAAGGGAGACGAGTCGCTTCTCAGAAAGTTGATTTCACCGATGGAATTTGGTCTCTCTCTTTTACCAAAGATTTATGTCCGAGACTCCGCGGTCGATGCGATTTGTCACGGAGCCAATCTTGCTATTCCAGGAATCGTGAAGGTTGAGACCGGAATCAAATCCGGAGATGTTGTCGCGGTTTTCACTCAGAAAGGAGAAGTAATTGCGTTAGCAAAAGCCTTGTTATCTTCCGAGGATATACTAGATTTAGACCATGGCTTAGTTGCTAAAACGGAGCGAGTGATAATGCCACCTGGGACCTATCCACGAATGTGGCGCAGTCGACAGAAATCTACGTGAATATTTTATTGGAACGCTACTTCTTAAAAATCCCAATCGGTGTCGAGGCTTATCATATGGGTAAATCAATGTGTTCATGGTTTCCAATTTTTATTAACCGAACTTTTAATAATACGGAGATTTCCATCATGTCTGACCGTGCCGGGGTACCCAAGCTTGGTATGGGGCAGGCCTGGAGGCCGTATTGCCAATCAGCCTGTGGGCCGTTAGAGAGGCTGTTTCTTCGGCGAAGCCCGCGAGGGTTCAAATCCCTCCCCCGGCGCCAACTTAAACAATCATTAGGGTAGAACCTTCGTTGCTTAGAAACAAGAATGCTAATCCCACTTTTTATGCCTATCAAAAGTTCAACGCCAAACAGTTATGGAATAATGCTTATGAAACTTTGAAATCAAGTTATGGATGGGATACATCCCATTAATGTCTCAACGAGTAAGAGTTTATGAAGTAATGACTCACAATCCTTTGACAGTTTCGCTAAATGACAATCTCGAGAAAGTAGTGCAAATGATGAACCGGTTTAGGGTAGGTTCCATTATAGTTGTGGATGAAGGGCGTCCTCTAGGCATCGTAACAGAGAGGGATATTCTTGTCAGGGTTGTGGCGAAGGGAAAATTGGCGATAGAGACTTGGGTAAAAGATGTTATGTCTAAACCGATTATTACAATTCCAGAAAATGCGTATGTCGAGGCGGCGGCTAAAAAGATGGTGAAAGAAGGAGTGAAGAGGTTAGCTGTAACTAGAAATGGTTTGCTTGTAGGGATTATTACATCGACAGACATAGTAAAGGCCGTTGCTGCAGGACTGTTAACGCAAGAAGTTTATCTTTATCTTTCAGACATCTTTAAGAAACCTCCTTTATCGGGGACTGTTAAACGGCAAGGCAGGTTGC
This genomic stretch from Candidatus Bathyarchaeota archaeon harbors:
- a CDS encoding 50S ribosomal protein L18, with protein sequence MVRASGPRFRVPFRRRLEGKTNYYLRRRLISSKKPRLVIRGSLKHITVAVVEAKSDGDYTLACAHSSELAKKVGWLGGCGNLPAAYLTGLLAGYRAVLKGIKDAVLDIGLHFPSKGARVFAALRGALDAGLHVPHGNSVLPDDKRISGEHIAEYARKISSDLDLYRKRFSSYLARNQKPEELPEHFNMVRKRVIELFGTGGARVGD
- a CDS encoding 30S ribosomal protein S5; the encoded protein is MVQEGQITSLEEIFAQGLRIQEPEIVDLLLPGIQQEVLTINLVQKQTDAGEQSRFKALVVVGNENGYVGVGVGKARQVRTAIQKGVIGAKLNLIPVRRGCGSWECGCGNPHSLPFKVTGKCGSVIVHIIPGPRGLGIVAGETAKIILRLAGIKDCWIRTFGSTRTIPSFAYATYDALRNTYRVITPSDWVR
- a CDS encoding 50S ribosomal protein L30 — translated: MSQKGNCLAVIRIRGSVGVRCDVEETLKMLRLTKVNHAVLVANAPTYLGMLRKVKDYVTWGEVSLDAVKLLLRERGELRGGQKLTDALVRCELGYSSIDELAEAIYGLEVMLHDIPNLKPVFRLHPPRGGFKRTKRRPIGSNGESGYRGEAINKLLARMI
- a CDS encoding uL15 family ribosomal protein, which codes for MVAHKDRKIRKRRGSRTCGWGRVGQHRDHGRLGGHGKAGIHKHKWNQNQPKYAGKTGFKCPKGLGRTVNVINVGELQELANALVTNKKAKSEDRKIVFDLSELGYNKLLGKGRITEAMIVKAPAASKSAIKKIEEAGGEVLKPN
- the secY gene encoding preprotein translocase subunit SecY → MGRFLDAFKPIARFMPEVKPPVRKVGFSEKLFWTGLVLVIYLVMCEVPLYGIPLYGRGVGYDPFFYMRVILAAKRGTLMELGIGPIVTAGLILQLLAGSRIIQVDFSKPADRGLFTSANKFFAIIMTLFEASAYLFGGAYGQIKPEIGFLICLQLLAAGIILILLDEMLQKGWGIGSGISLFIAAGVAQTIWWYSFAPVGPMSDHKYFGALVAFAQGIMQNEYVTKGWWNLIHRPENLPDMLSFIATVAIFLVVMYFEGMRVEIPIAYARFRGFRGKFPVKLLYVSNIPVILASALFADVYFISQICWSKFNPDNKILWFNLLGTFNATSTQPEPIGGLAYYMTPPRSVDAVVKDPVKTIIYISILLIVCVIFSMTWVQVSGLDSKTVAKQLVDSGMQIPGFRRSEKPIQELLNRYIPAVTVLGGLTVGLIAAFGDVLNAFGGGTGILLTAGILFQYYQILVKERITEMYPGISKFLGK
- a CDS encoding adenylate kinase, translating into MQGKVIVVTGIPGVGKSTVLNELVKLADQSSRKITVINYGTVMLEIAEKIGATLSRDEIRKSSLEFQQRLQAEAARKISQEATKTQILIVDTHMIIRTPSGFWPGLPNYVLNKLKPELLVLIEADAEEILARRSSDRTRIRDKILIDEVVEELSFSRSVASACATLTGAPVKVIRNPVGKQLEAAKELLQLL
- a CDS encoding DUF106 domain-containing protein; the encoded protein is MSWFDLSGLFEPVWRWLADMHLGSPPQSTIFVLGVSMILALITLTANKLLVDVKKLKELREEVTAWQREFNQARRSGDKQAEMKLKRKQARISQLQAALLRQQMKLMLIFFAPFAIIFYALSGFYKESIVVWAPYWLPFITTSITTSKGVEYGLHFFWWYLISSFTVNLPLTRLLGLSYTGE
- the rpl34e gene encoding 50S ribosomal protein L34e (the function of this protein in the ribosome is unknown) gives rise to the protein MPRPALRTSEGKRRAVRLPGGGVGYHSKVKHVGIGKCAACGRRLKGVGKLDVRNRYLPKTDKRPERLYGGCVCSSCLREWIKQACRGFS
- a CDS encoding AAA family ATPase — translated: MGIVVTISGLHGTGKSTYARALAEEFRLRHISAGMLFREMATRKGLSVEELSKLAEVDPEIDRIIDERTKMEAKKGSVVIDGQLAGWMAKDHADIRIFLTAPDRVRIERLAHRDNVDYQEAERQTRLREEIEWRRYRKFYDVDIRDTSIYDLVLNTALLPIDSSIKVLKDIVREYITHNLRGR
- a CDS encoding 50S ribosomal protein L14e; amino-acid sequence: MPAIEVGRICVKTLGREAGRKCVIVDIIDKNFVLITGPKEFSKVRRRRANIRHLEPTEMRIEIKRGASDDEVLDALKKANLLEEPFIQVKPR
- a CDS encoding CBS domain-containing protein — translated: MSQRVRVYEVMTHNPLTVSLNDNLEKVVQMMNRFRVGSIIVVDEGRPLGIVTERDILVRVVAKGKLAIETWVKDVMSKPIITIPENAYVEAAAKKMVKEGVKRLAVTRNGLLVGIITSTDIVKAVAAGLLTQEVYLYLSDIFKKPPLSGTVKRQGRLHV